A genome region from Hymenobacter tibetensis includes the following:
- the rplA gene encoding 50S ribosomal protein L1, which yields MAQVSKKRKEALAKHDLTQVRNLVEAAKVVKDITYTKFDASVDIDVRLGVDPRKADQMVRGVATLPHGTGKTVRVLALVTPDKEAEATAAGADYVGLDDYISKIEKGWTDIDVIITMPSVMAKVGRLGRVLGPRGLMPNPKSGTVTTDVAKAVQEVKAGKIDFKVDKTGIIHCSVGKVSFDEQKLAENAIEVIQTLTRLKPSSSKGTYIKSITLSSTMSPAVPVDTQVTSA from the coding sequence ATGGCACAAGTAAGCAAAAAACGCAAGGAAGCCCTTGCTAAGCATGATCTGACGCAAGTTCGTAATCTGGTTGAAGCTGCTAAAGTGGTAAAGGATATTACCTATACCAAGTTTGATGCTTCAGTCGATATCGACGTTCGTCTAGGTGTTGATCCTCGTAAAGCCGACCAGATGGTGCGTGGTGTAGCCACATTGCCCCATGGTACTGGCAAAACTGTACGCGTACTAGCTCTCGTGACCCCTGATAAGGAAGCCGAAGCTACTGCAGCTGGTGCTGACTACGTTGGTCTTGACGATTATATCTCGAAAATCGAGAAAGGCTGGACTGACATTGACGTTATCATCACGATGCCATCTGTAATGGCTAAGGTTGGTCGTTTGGGTCGGGTTCTTGGTCCACGTGGTCTGATGCCAAACCCAAAGTCAGGCACGGTAACTACGGACGTAGCTAAAGCAGTGCAAGAAGTGAAAGCTGGTAAAATTGACTTCAAAGTTGATAAGACTGGAATCATTCACTGCTCTGTTGGCAAAGTGTCTTTTGACGAGCAGAAGCTCGCTGAAAACGCCATTGAAGTAATTCAGACGCTGACGCGTTTGAAGCCTTCTTCGTCTAAGGGTACATACATCAAGAGCATTACGCTCTCGAGCACGATGAGCCCAGCCGTTCCGGTTGACACGCAAGTAACTTCCGCTTAA
- the rplL gene encoding 50S ribosomal protein L7/L12 encodes MADLKAFAEQLVSLTVKEVNELATILKDEYGIEPAAAAPVAAAGGGAAAAEAPEEKTSFDVILKAAGGAKLAVVKLVKDLTGLGLKEAKELVDGAPKPLKEGVTKDEAESLKKQLEEAGAEVEVK; translated from the coding sequence ATGGCAGATTTGAAAGCATTCGCCGAGCAGCTCGTTAGCCTGACGGTAAAAGAAGTAAACGAGTTGGCTACTATCCTGAAGGACGAGTATGGCATCGAGCCTGCTGCTGCTGCTCCCGTAGCTGCTGCTGGTGGTGGCGCTGCTGCTGCTGAGGCTCCAGAAGAGAAAACTTCGTTTGACGTAATATTGAAAGCTGCCGGTGGCGCTAAGCTGGCTGTTGTGAAGCTGGTAAAAGACCTAACCGGTCTTGGCTTGAAAGAAGCTAAAGAACTAGTTGACGGTGCTCCTAAGCCTTTGAAAGAGGGTGTAACCAAAGACGAAGCTGAGTCGCTGAAGAAGCAGCTAGAAGAAGCTGGTGCTGAAGTAGAGGTTAAGTAA
- the tuf gene encoding elongation factor Tu: MAKENFDRSKPHVNIGTIGHVDHGKTTLTAAITMVLANKGLAAKRDFSSIDNAPEEKERGITINTSHVEYATENRHYAHVDCPGHADYVKNMVTGAAQMDGAILVVAATDGPMPQTREHILLARQVGVPQLVVFMNKVDMVDDPELLELVEMEIRELLSFYDFDGDNIPVIQGSALGGLNGDANWVPKIEELMDAVDSFIPIPARLTDLPFLMPVEDVFSITGRGTVATGRIERGIINSGEQVDILGMGAAPGLKSTVTGVEMFRKILDRGEAGDNVGLLLRGIEKEAIRRGMVICKPGSVTPHQKFKAEVYVLSKEEGGRHTPFFNNYRPQFYLRTTDVTGIITLGEGVEMVMPGDNVTITVELINKVAMEKGLRFAIREGGRTVGAGQVTEILD; this comes from the coding sequence ATGGCCAAAGAAAATTTTGATCGTTCCAAGCCGCACGTGAACATCGGTACGATCGGGCACGTCGACCACGGCAAAACCACCCTGACCGCTGCTATCACTATGGTACTGGCGAACAAAGGTTTGGCCGCCAAGCGTGACTTCTCGTCGATTGACAACGCTCCTGAAGAGAAAGAGCGTGGTATCACGATCAACACGTCGCACGTTGAATATGCTACCGAAAACCGTCACTACGCTCACGTTGACTGCCCTGGTCACGCTGACTATGTGAAGAACATGGTAACGGGTGCTGCTCAGATGGACGGCGCTATCCTGGTAGTGGCTGCAACTGACGGCCCAATGCCCCAGACTCGTGAGCATATCCTGCTCGCTCGTCAGGTAGGTGTACCTCAGCTCGTTGTGTTCATGAACAAAGTGGACATGGTGGACGATCCAGAACTGCTCGAGTTGGTAGAAATGGAAATCCGCGAGCTGCTCTCTTTCTATGACTTCGACGGCGACAACATTCCAGTTATCCAGGGCTCTGCTCTAGGTGGCTTGAACGGTGATGCTAACTGGGTGCCTAAGATCGAGGAACTGATGGACGCTGTTGACAGCTTCATTCCAATTCCTGCTCGTCTGACCGACCTGCCCTTCCTAATGCCTGTAGAGGACGTATTCTCTATCACGGGCCGTGGTACAGTTGCAACTGGCCGTATCGAGCGTGGTATCATCAACTCGGGTGAGCAGGTTGACATCTTGGGTATGGGCGCTGCTCCTGGCCTGAAGTCGACTGTAACTGGTGTTGAGATGTTCCGCAAGATTCTTGACCGTGGTGAAGCTGGTGACAACGTAGGTCTGTTGCTCCGTGGTATTGAAAAAGAAGCCATCCGTCGTGGTATGGTTATCTGCAAGCCAGGTTCAGTAACTCCTCACCAGAAATTCAAGGCCGAAGTTTACGTTCTCTCGAAAGAGGAAGGTGGCCGTCACACGCCATTCTTCAACAACTATCGTCCGCAGTTCTACCTGCGTACCACCGACGTTACTGGTATCATCACTCTAGGCGAAGGCGTAGAAATGGTAATGCCTGGTGACAACGTTACTATCACTGTTGAACTGATCAACAAGGTAGCAATGGAAAAAGGCTTGCGTTTCGCTATCCGCGAAGGTGGTCGTACGGTAGGTGCCGGTCAGGTGACTGAGATCCTCGACTAG
- the nusG gene encoding transcription termination/antitermination protein NusG: MGELKWYVVRSVSGQEKKAKTYLETEIGRHGLSDLMPQVLIPAEKVYEMRNGKKRVRERNFFPGYILIHADLSHGEVDHIITSTPGILGFLSDKEGKTANTKPVPLRLAEVNRILGIVDETEEEAATLETPFVVGELVKVVDGAFSGFSGNVSEVFEERKKLNVIVKIFGRSTPMELSYTQVEKES, translated from the coding sequence ATGGGAGAGTTGAAGTGGTACGTAGTTCGCTCGGTAAGCGGACAAGAGAAAAAGGCTAAGACCTATCTCGAAACTGAAATCGGCCGGCATGGCCTTTCAGACCTCATGCCTCAAGTACTGATTCCAGCGGAAAAAGTATATGAGATGCGTAACGGCAAGAAGAGAGTGCGCGAGCGTAATTTCTTTCCTGGTTACATCTTAATTCATGCTGATTTGTCGCATGGTGAGGTTGATCACATTATTACAAGCACCCCTGGCATCTTAGGCTTCTTGAGCGATAAAGAAGGTAAAACAGCCAATACGAAACCAGTGCCACTTCGGCTAGCTGAAGTGAATCGCATCCTTGGTATCGTAGATGAGACGGAAGAAGAAGCCGCAACGCTAGAAACTCCTTTCGTAGTAGGTGAGCTAGTTAAAGTAGTTGATGGGGCCTTTAGTGGCTTCTCTGGGAATGTGTCGGAGGTGTTTGAGGAGCGTAAGAAACTCAACGTAATTGTCAAAATATTCGGCCGTAGTACTCCAATGGAGTTGAGCTACACACAGGTTGAAAAAGAGTCATAG
- the rplK gene encoding 50S ribosomal protein L11 — protein sequence MAKEIRGYLKLQIKGGAANPAPPVGPALGSKGLNIMEFCKQFNARTQDKAGQVCPVLITMYTDKSFDFVVKTPPVPVLLMEAAKLQSGSKEPNRNKVGSVSWDQVRTIAETKMPDLNAFKVESAMLQVAGTARSMGITVSGTSPFTK from the coding sequence ATGGCCAAGGAAATTAGAGGTTATCTGAAGCTTCAGATAAAGGGAGGTGCCGCGAATCCCGCGCCGCCGGTTGGACCTGCACTTGGTAGCAAAGGCCTTAACATCATGGAATTCTGCAAGCAGTTTAATGCGCGCACCCAAGATAAGGCCGGCCAAGTTTGTCCTGTACTCATCACTATGTACACCGACAAGTCGTTCGACTTCGTTGTAAAAACTCCTCCGGTACCAGTTCTCCTTATGGAGGCTGCTAAGCTCCAGAGCGGTTCGAAGGAGCCTAATCGTAATAAGGTTGGTTCTGTGTCGTGGGACCAGGTGCGCACCATCGCTGAGACGAAGATGCCAGACCTGAACGCTTTCAAAGTGGAGTCGGCAATGTTGCAGGTGGCCGGTACGGCTCGCAGCATGGGCATCACTGTGTCGGGCACTTCTCCTTTCACTAAATAA
- a CDS encoding M1 family metallopeptidase — MKYSLLGVLGLVLACQLEAPAQAVKSGKPASTKAATHKKAAPASEAAVAPPAATLVVPSWLPPTNPVQPAATIVHDLLDTKLDVRFDWSRQWVLGTATLTVRPHFYAQNQLVLDAKGFDVKNVRLVTGNKEKNLNYNYDKKKLTVTLDRSYTRTEPYQVRIQYTAKPNDLEIGGSAAITQDKGLYFINPQGTDKTKPRQIWTQGETEGSSCWFPTIDKPNQRMTQEISLTVEPGLKTLSNGLLISSKRNNDGTRTDTWKQTLPHAPYLTMLAVGDFAVVKDTWQGKPVDYYVDPRFESTAKAVFGNTPEMMEFFSKKLGVEFPWEKYSQVAVHDFVSGAMENTTAVTFEQSLVQFTARELPDVGYEPESVVAHELFHHWFGDYVTTESWANLPLNESFADYSELLWAEHKYGADAAALVQQEKMNHYLEEAQSKREPLIRYRYASQEDMFDRHSYDKGGRVLHMLRKHVGDEAFFTALNRYLTQNKFSTTEIAKLRLVFEETTGEDLMWFFDQWFLQRGHPELKVTHSFAGNQVSLRVQQLQDSTFSPIYRLPVTVTTWINNQPTDHRIVVTKADQTFRFSVSQRPNLVKFDSEAQLLAQIDEERTQDELLFQFTHARNYLQKYEAIDLLRPKNSDLAVSGMLRNALSDNFWAVRQAAVLALRRYKGAEGNAVRKELQRVAASDKNSQVRATAISTLSAFINENYAPIYTAALNDSSYHVVSAAVQALAKSPAIDSRERVNSLQETNSHEVLNALSGYYALNGNSIEQYQWFLRRMSDVSKVDLYQGYLPNFATFMLRIPAVERDKGVQRLESLARTDPNSYVRLGAYKGLSILASNMPNLKTVMQDIRNKEKDAQVKAYYALMQ, encoded by the coding sequence GACGTTCGTTTCGATTGGAGCCGACAGTGGGTACTAGGCACTGCCACGCTTACGGTACGGCCTCATTTTTACGCACAAAACCAATTGGTACTTGATGCCAAAGGGTTTGACGTGAAAAACGTACGCCTTGTAACAGGCAACAAGGAGAAAAACCTCAACTATAACTACGATAAAAAGAAGCTAACCGTTACTCTGGACCGTTCTTACACTCGGACTGAACCTTACCAAGTACGGATTCAATACACAGCCAAGCCCAACGATCTAGAAATAGGAGGGAGTGCTGCTATCACGCAGGATAAAGGGCTGTACTTCATTAATCCCCAAGGCACCGACAAAACCAAGCCCCGCCAGATTTGGACTCAGGGCGAGACAGAAGGTAGTTCCTGCTGGTTTCCAACTATTGACAAGCCCAACCAGCGGATGACGCAGGAAATCAGCCTAACGGTTGAGCCCGGGTTGAAAACCTTGTCGAATGGTTTACTGATTTCTTCCAAGCGTAACAACGACGGTACTCGTACGGATACCTGGAAGCAAACGCTGCCCCACGCGCCCTATTTAACTATGCTGGCCGTAGGCGATTTTGCTGTAGTGAAAGATACATGGCAAGGAAAGCCAGTTGATTACTATGTGGACCCACGGTTTGAAAGCACTGCAAAAGCAGTGTTTGGCAACACTCCTGAAATGATGGAGTTCTTCTCCAAGAAACTAGGGGTAGAATTTCCTTGGGAGAAATACAGCCAAGTAGCCGTTCACGATTTTGTATCGGGGGCTATGGAAAACACGACAGCTGTTACGTTCGAGCAAAGCTTAGTGCAGTTCACCGCACGAGAATTGCCTGATGTTGGATACGAGCCAGAATCAGTGGTGGCACACGAGTTATTCCACCATTGGTTCGGTGACTATGTCACAACTGAATCGTGGGCTAATCTGCCACTCAATGAGTCCTTCGCTGACTATTCTGAGTTGCTTTGGGCCGAACACAAGTATGGTGCAGATGCCGCAGCTTTGGTTCAGCAAGAGAAAATGAACCATTACCTAGAGGAAGCACAAAGCAAGCGAGAGCCACTAATTCGGTACCGTTATGCCTCTCAGGAAGACATGTTCGATCGGCACTCCTATGACAAAGGGGGGCGCGTACTACACATGCTGCGCAAACATGTTGGTGATGAAGCTTTCTTTACGGCCCTCAATCGCTACCTAACGCAGAACAAATTCTCGACCACTGAAATAGCTAAACTTCGCCTTGTTTTCGAAGAAACAACAGGCGAAGATCTGATGTGGTTTTTCGACCAGTGGTTTCTACAGCGCGGTCATCCCGAACTCAAGGTCACGCATAGCTTCGCTGGAAACCAAGTAAGCCTTCGAGTACAGCAGCTTCAGGATTCCACCTTCTCTCCGATTTACCGGCTGCCTGTAACCGTTACCACCTGGATAAACAACCAACCAACCGACCATCGTATCGTGGTTACAAAAGCCGATCAAACCTTTCGGTTTTCTGTTTCCCAGCGTCCCAACTTGGTCAAATTTGACAGTGAAGCCCAATTGCTAGCACAAATAGATGAGGAGCGTACACAAGATGAATTACTGTTTCAGTTCACTCACGCACGCAACTATTTGCAGAAGTATGAAGCTATTGATTTGCTGCGCCCCAAAAACTCAGATTTAGCAGTAAGTGGAATGCTACGCAATGCACTCAGCGACAATTTCTGGGCTGTCCGTCAAGCAGCTGTGCTAGCCCTACGGAGGTACAAAGGAGCTGAGGGCAATGCAGTTCGGAAAGAGCTACAACGTGTAGCGGCCTCAGACAAGAACAGCCAAGTACGTGCTACTGCAATAAGTACTTTGTCGGCATTTATCAACGAGAACTACGCGCCAATCTACACGGCAGCTCTGAATGACAGTTCGTATCATGTAGTTAGTGCTGCTGTACAGGCTTTAGCCAAGTCCCCAGCTATTGATTCCCGTGAGCGTGTCAATAGCCTGCAAGAAACGAATAGCCATGAGGTGCTAAATGCGCTATCGGGGTATTATGCGTTGAATGGAAACAGTATAGAGCAATACCAATGGTTTTTGCGTCGCATGTCCGATGTAAGTAAAGTAGACCTGTACCAGGGGTACCTACCCAATTTTGCCACGTTTATGCTACGCATACCAGCTGTCGAGCGGGACAAAGGGGTACAACGCCTTGAAAGCCTGGCCCGCACTGACCCGAACAGTTACGTGCGGTTAGGTGCTTATAAGGGCTTAAGTATACTTGCTTCCAATATGCCAAACTTGAAAACGGTTATGCAGGATATCCGCAACAAAGAGAAAGATGCTCAAGTAAAGGCATACTATGCCTTAATGCAGTAA
- the secE gene encoding preprotein translocase subunit SecE, whose amino-acid sequence MSKLTKYFRDTTEEMRYKVTWPSFEELQKSAGLVLIGSLVFAAVVGLMDVIFKTGLEAFYNSFR is encoded by the coding sequence ATGAGTAAGCTAACTAAATACTTCCGCGACACTACTGAGGAGATGCGTTACAAAGTAACGTGGCCTTCTTTTGAAGAGCTTCAGAAAAGTGCCGGCTTGGTACTTATCGGTTCGTTGGTTTTCGCTGCTGTTGTGGGCCTAATGGACGTGATTTTCAAAACCGGTCTGGAGGCGTTCTACAACTCCTTCCGTTAA
- the rplJ gene encoding 50S ribosomal protein L10, with protein sequence MNREEKQALVDELSEKFQSHNAFYIADASGMSVAKINEFRRLCFNRGLEYKVYKNTFIRKALDTLGGDTVEMDAALAGQSGVLFSKESGSAPAKLLKDFYKAQNYGKNAVTKPVLKGAYIDASIYVGADQLDTLSTIKGKQELIGDIIGLLQSPAKNVISALSSGGNKLAGILKTLSEKEEVAG encoded by the coding sequence ATGAACCGGGAAGAAAAACAAGCCCTAGTCGACGAGTTGAGCGAGAAGTTTCAATCGCACAACGCGTTCTACATTGCCGATGCTTCGGGAATGTCGGTGGCGAAAATCAACGAATTCCGTCGCCTGTGCTTCAACCGTGGGTTAGAGTATAAGGTGTACAAGAATACTTTCATCCGCAAGGCGCTTGACACTTTAGGTGGCGACACAGTCGAGATGGATGCTGCATTGGCTGGTCAGTCGGGAGTACTGTTCTCGAAAGAGTCAGGCTCGGCACCCGCTAAGCTGTTGAAGGATTTCTATAAGGCTCAGAATTACGGCAAAAATGCTGTTACTAAGCCTGTTTTGAAAGGTGCTTACATCGATGCTAGCATTTATGTAGGGGCCGATCAATTAGACACTCTCAGCACGATTAAAGGCAAGCAAGAGCTTATCGGTGATATCATCGGCTTGCTGCAATCACCTGCCAAGAATGTTATCTCTGCTCTGTCGAGCGGTGGCAACAAACTGGCTGGTATCCTCAAAACGCTTTCCGAAAAAGAAGAGGTTGCAGGCTAA